The following are encoded together in the Phocoena sinus isolate mPhoSin1 chromosome 11, mPhoSin1.pri, whole genome shotgun sequence genome:
- the FRS3 gene encoding fibroblast growth factor receptor substrate 3 codes for MGSCCSCLNRDSIPDNHPSKFKVTNVDDEGVELGSGVMELTQSELVLHLHRREAVCWPYLCLRRYGYDSNLFSFESGRRCQTGQGIFAFKCSRAEEIFNLLQDLMQCNSINVMEEPVIITRNSHPAELDLPRAPQPPSALGYTVSSFSNGFPGCPGEGLRFSVPRRPSTSSLQHPSFGEESTHALIAPDEQSHTYVNTPASEDERRRSRHCLQPLPEGRAPLAPQACGPEQRDPQVFLQPGQVKFVLGPTPARRHMTKCQGLCPSLHHPLHHDNNNGGPSECPARPKCTYENVSGGLRLGAGWRLSPEEPGWNGLAQRRAALLHYENLPSLPPVWESQAQQLGEEAGDDGDSRDGLTPSSNGFPEGEEDETPLQKPTSTRAALRSHGSFPVPLTRHRGSPRVFNFDFRRPGPEPPRQLNYIQVELKGWGGDRPKGSQNPSAPRAPVPTTHPARSSDSYAVIDLKKTVAMSNLQRALPRDDGTARKTRHNSTDLPL; via the exons ATGgggagctgctgcagctgcctGAACAGAGACAGCATCCCAGACAACCACCCCAGCAAGTTCAAG gtGACGAATGTGGATGACGAGGGGGTGGAGCTGGGCTCCGGAGTGATGGAGCTGACGCAGAGCGAGCTGGTGCTGCACCTGCATCGGCGCGAGGCTGTCTGCTGGCCTTACCTCTGCCTGCGGCGCTATGGCTACGACTCCAACCTCTTCTCTTTTGAGAGTGGCCGCCGGTGTCAGACTGGCCAGG gGATATTTGCATTTAAGTGTTCCCGGGCCGAGGAAATCTTCAATCTCCTCCAGGATCTGATGCAGTGCAACAGCATCAATGTGATGGAAGAGCCAGTCATCATCACCCGCAACAGCCACCCGGCTGAGCTCGACCTCCCTCGGGCCCCCCAGCCTCCCAGTG CTCTAGGCTACACCGTCTCCAGCTTCTCCAATGGCTTCCCTGGCTGCCCGGGAGAGGGTCTGCGATTCTCAGTGCCCCGGCGCCCCTCGACAAGCAGCCTGCAACACCCCTCGTTTGGGGAGGAGTCCACCCATGCCCTCATTGCTCCCGATGAGCAG TCCCACACCTACGTCAACACGCCAGCCAGTGAGGATGAGCGCCGCAGGAGCCGGCACTGCCTGCAGCCCCTGCCTGAGGGCCGGGCGCCCCTTGCCCCGCAGGCCTGTGGCCCCGAACAGCGGGACCCGCAGGTGTTCCTGCAGCCGGGCCAAGTGAAGTTCGTGTTGGGCCCCACCCCGGCTCGGCGGCACATGACCAAGTGCCAAGGCCTCTGCCCCAGCCTGCATCACCCGCTCCACCACGACAATAACAACGGGGGCCCTTCCGAGTGCCCAGCCCGGCCCAAGTGCACCTACGAGAACGTCAGTGGGGGGCTGCGGCTGGGGGCAGGCTGGAGACTGAGCCCGGAGGAGCCGGGCTGGAATGGCCTCGCCCAGCGCCGGGCCGCGCTGCTGCACTACGAGaacctgccctccctgccccccgtGTGGGAGAGCCAGGCCCAGCAGCTGGGGGAGGAGGCCGGGGATGACGGGGACTCGAGGGACGGGCTTACACCCTCCTCCAACGGCTTCCCTGAAGGCGAGGAGGACGAGACCCCACTGCAGAAGCCCACCAGCACCCGGGCTGCCCTCCGCAGCCACGGCAGCTTTCCTGTGCCGCTGACCCGCCACCGAGGCTCCCCGAGGGTCTTCAACTTTGATTTCCGCCGGCCGGGCCCCGAGCCCCCCAGGCAGCTCAACTACATCCAGGTGGAGCTGAAGGGCTGGGGTGGAGACCGCCCCAAGGGGTCCCAGAACCCCTCAGCCCCCCGAGCCCCTGTGCCCACCACGCACCCTGCCCGCAGCTCAGACTCCTATGCTGTGATTGACCTCAAAAAGACCGTGGCCATGTCCAACCTGCAGAGGGCTCTGCCCCGCGACGATGGCACCGCCAGGAAAACCCGGCACAACAGCACCGACCTGCCTCTGTAG